The Mycobacterium seoulense genome has a window encoding:
- a CDS encoding DUF4254 domain-containing protein, which produces MSMPESLRGPSRDPAASDLLAAARQFSDLAQAWHCQEPEMSWESRTIAAMALHLHAINFALWHHEDAVRRPGAGDHEIAGRKRLIDDLNDQRNKAIEGIDVALLDRFQPNPLARLHTETPGTIIDRLSVLTLRILHTADPPNPCLAVLDEQYDDLFGGLEQLLTGVEVGDVRFKLYRQFKAAGQRSYCALFETRDA; this is translated from the coding sequence ATGAGCATGCCTGAAAGCTTGCGCGGCCCATCCCGCGATCCGGCAGCGAGCGATCTTCTCGCCGCTGCGCGTCAGTTCTCCGACCTGGCGCAGGCTTGGCACTGCCAAGAGCCCGAAATGTCATGGGAAAGCCGGACTATCGCGGCGATGGCACTGCATCTGCATGCGATCAACTTCGCCCTGTGGCATCACGAAGATGCCGTTCGCCGTCCCGGCGCCGGCGACCATGAGATCGCCGGCAGGAAACGGCTGATCGACGACCTCAACGACCAGCGCAACAAGGCCATCGAAGGCATCGACGTCGCCCTGCTTGATCGCTTCCAACCGAATCCACTCGCGAGACTGCACACGGAAACGCCCGGCACGATCATCGATCGGCTGTCCGTTCTCACGCTTCGGATCCTGCACACGGCGGACCCACCAAATCCGTGCCTGGCAGTGCTCGACGAGCAGTACGACGACCTGTTCGGCGGCCTCGAACAGCTGCTCACCGGCGTCGAAGTTGGCGACGTCAGATTCAAGCTGTACCGCCAATTCAAGGCGGCGGGTCAGCGAAGTTACTGCGCACTGTTTGAAACACGCGACGCCTGA
- a CDS encoding glycosyltransferase family 9 protein, protein MSEITVQQGEHSPRLERSALDDVLRVDRPAVYLGGKIGEAIVTLPTVRALSEMFTAPLTLVCPKFIFDLCLWEVSPRLIDITGSPAAGVAPRRIPDYGALAAEVGGVDVFINTVPWNLISNSFVRPLREALAPRTSIGFKIDHDSYDIVAPKDVDHAADLIFNLARLFDPSARIETYAQPVPVRPMVREKARSIRAAVTKGTRVLVVHADTDWAEKRWPITRFIDLLDRFLSRRRDFVAWIVGMGHEELNVGNQRDRVISYLGLPLDLTMSLVANADLFVGVDSSMLHAADLARVPGVGLFGPTRPSTWGFRFAPHRHVDVKTMADITVDDVLRALTDLADEHA, encoded by the coding sequence TTGAGCGAAATCACGGTTCAGCAGGGCGAACACTCGCCGAGGCTTGAGCGAAGCGCGCTCGACGATGTGCTGCGGGTAGATCGGCCCGCGGTCTATCTCGGCGGGAAAATCGGGGAGGCCATCGTCACGCTCCCGACGGTGCGAGCCCTGAGCGAGATGTTCACCGCCCCTTTGACATTGGTCTGCCCAAAGTTCATTTTTGACCTGTGCTTATGGGAGGTAAGTCCTCGCCTGATCGATATCACCGGATCGCCGGCCGCCGGCGTAGCTCCCCGCCGGATCCCGGACTATGGCGCCTTGGCCGCGGAGGTCGGCGGTGTGGACGTGTTCATCAACACCGTGCCATGGAACCTGATTTCGAACAGCTTCGTCCGCCCCCTTCGAGAAGCCCTGGCACCTAGGACGAGCATCGGCTTCAAGATCGACCACGATAGCTATGACATCGTGGCGCCGAAGGATGTCGACCATGCGGCCGATCTGATCTTCAATCTGGCGCGTCTGTTCGATCCTTCGGCGCGGATCGAGACTTACGCCCAACCGGTACCCGTCAGACCGATGGTGCGGGAGAAAGCGCGGTCAATCCGTGCCGCCGTGACCAAGGGCACAAGGGTATTGGTCGTGCACGCCGACACCGATTGGGCGGAAAAGCGTTGGCCGATCACCCGGTTCATCGATTTGCTGGACCGGTTCTTGTCGCGACGTCGCGACTTCGTCGCCTGGATCGTGGGGATGGGGCACGAGGAGCTCAACGTCGGGAATCAGCGCGATCGTGTCATCTCCTATCTCGGGTTACCCCTCGATCTGACCATGAGCCTGGTCGCCAACGCTGACCTCTTTGTCGGCGTCGATTCGAGCATGCTCCATGCCGCGGATTTGGCGCGCGTTCCCGGCGTCGGTCTTTTCGGCCCTACCCGGCCCTCGACATGGGGGTTCAGGTTCGCACCGCACCGGCACGTCGATGTGAAGACCATGGCCGACATCACCGTCGACGACGTGCTGCGCGCCCTAACCGATCTCGCCGATGAGCATGCCTGA
- a CDS encoding YbaB/EbfC family nucleoid-associated protein, protein MSTLRMSPDAHPQVAQALEQLQQFSSALESQMQRTHTQSFTATDEAKTVEVTINGQRCIVGLDIEDGLLRLGAHTVQQRINEALHQAQAGASAALQAQQAQLFASLTELAGSLQHTVGLI, encoded by the coding sequence ATGAGCACTCTTCGCATGAGCCCGGACGCGCACCCCCAGGTCGCCCAGGCGCTCGAGCAGTTGCAGCAGTTCAGTTCGGCCCTCGAGTCCCAGATGCAGCGGACGCACACCCAATCCTTCACGGCCACAGACGAAGCCAAGACCGTCGAAGTGACCATCAACGGGCAACGGTGCATCGTCGGCCTGGATATCGAGGACGGCCTGCTGCGCCTGGGCGCCCACACGGTGCAACAGCGCATCAACGAGGCGCTGCACCAGGCCCAGGCCGGCGCCTCGGCGGCCCTGCAAGCGCAGCAGGCGCAGCTGTTCGCCTCCCTGACCGAGCTCGCCGGTTCGCTGCAGCACACCGTCGGCCTCATCTGA
- the eccE gene encoding type VII secretion protein EccE translates to MRSLRLRFSSAYALWVAALAPVCILLFLRTRYVWAGPAVVAVAVLLALVTFRGRRLLGWLAAFFAWSVRRRRPLVAPSEPVVGATVQPGDHVAVRWKGKVLVAVIELIPRPFTPTVIVEGKAHTDDVVDTRLLERLLSVHCPDLEADVVSAGYRVGKTAAADVLGLYEQLLGSDPAPAHRRTWIMVRADPRRARKSAGRRDAGVAGVVRYLVASTTRIADDLARHGVDAVCGRSFDDFDRATDVGFERENWSRIKGHNSFTTAYTAPGGPDVWWSAPADHTIVRVRVGAGTTPQSTVLLTTPDKPKKLRGFTRVSGGQRAALQGQTLVSDRHYQLPIGSAGVLVGETASHHPVYLPFDDVDASVALGDARVFTQFVLRAAAAGGTVTLGPHFRQLAELVGAQVGPEAKVAWPNATSYLGRHPGVERVVLRHNMVSTPRHRQLPIRPVAAPEEGRYEQALPGAGRSAS, encoded by the coding sequence ATGAGATCACTACGGCTCCGGTTCAGCAGCGCGTACGCCCTGTGGGTGGCGGCGCTGGCACCGGTCTGCATCCTGCTGTTTCTGCGGACGCGCTACGTGTGGGCGGGACCCGCCGTGGTGGCGGTGGCGGTGCTGCTGGCACTGGTCACTTTCCGCGGTCGGCGCTTACTCGGCTGGTTGGCGGCGTTCTTCGCATGGTCGGTTCGCCGCCGCCGGCCCCTCGTTGCGCCGTCCGAGCCCGTCGTGGGCGCCACCGTGCAGCCCGGGGACCATGTGGCCGTGCGCTGGAAAGGCAAAGTTCTGGTCGCGGTCATCGAACTCATTCCCCGGCCGTTCACGCCGACGGTCATCGTCGAGGGCAAGGCACACACCGACGACGTGGTGGACACGCGGCTGCTGGAGCGGCTGTTGTCGGTGCACTGCCCCGACCTGGAGGCGGACGTCGTGTCGGCGGGCTACCGGGTTGGCAAGACCGCGGCGGCGGACGTTCTGGGCCTGTACGAGCAGCTGCTGGGGTCCGACCCGGCGCCGGCGCACCGCCGGACCTGGATCATGGTGCGCGCCGACCCCCGCCGGGCGCGCAAGTCGGCGGGGCGGCGCGACGCCGGAGTCGCCGGGGTGGTCCGGTATCTGGTGGCGTCCACGACGCGGATCGCCGACGACCTGGCCCGGCACGGCGTCGACGCGGTGTGTGGGCGCAGCTTCGACGACTTCGACCGGGCCACGGACGTGGGCTTCGAACGGGAGAACTGGTCGAGGATCAAGGGCCACAACAGCTTCACCACCGCCTACACCGCGCCCGGCGGCCCGGACGTGTGGTGGTCGGCTCCCGCCGACCACACCATCGTCAGAGTCCGGGTCGGGGCGGGAACGACACCCCAGTCCACGGTGCTGCTCACGACGCCGGACAAGCCGAAAAAGCTGCGCGGGTTCACCCGCGTTTCCGGCGGCCAGCGCGCCGCGTTGCAAGGACAGACCCTGGTCTCCGATCGCCACTACCAGCTGCCGATCGGGTCGGCGGGCGTGCTCGTCGGTGAGACGGCGAGCCACCACCCGGTCTATCTGCCGTTCGACGATGTCGACGCGAGCGTCGCCCTGGGCGACGCCCGGGTGTTCACCCAGTTCGTCCTGCGGGCCGCGGCCGCAGGCGGCACCGTCACGCTCGGCCCGCACTTCCGGCAGCTCGCCGAGCTGGTCGGCGCACAGGTCGGGCCGGAGGCGAAGGTGGCCTGGCCGAACGCGACCAGCTATCTAGGTCGCCACCCGGGAGTCGAACGGGTGGTGTTGCGGCACAACATGGTCAGCACCCCCCGGCACCGGCAATTGCCGATCCGGCCCGTCGCCGCGCCCGAGGAAGGCCGCTACGAACAGGCCCTGCCCGGGGCGGGCAGATCCGCCTCCTGA
- the mycP gene encoding type VII secretion-associated serine protease mycosin, whose translation MHRIFSITVALLFILLIAPPASAVAPPTIDPGAMPPDATGPDQPLEQRRVCRAPLTLPGTNFHDPPWANAYLGVGQAQKFATGAGVTVAVIDTGVDPSPRVPAEPGGDFVVPDGDGLSDCDAHGTLTASIIAGRPSLTDGFVGVAPDARVISVRQTSEAFEPKDNQANQNDPNASPAAGSVRSLARAVVHAANLGAGVINISEAACFKVHKPVDESTLGAALNYAVNVKGAVIIVAAGNTGGDCSQNPPPDPSMPTDPRGWAQVQTIVTPAWYAPLVLAIGGVSQNGAPSPFSMHGPWVGAAAPAEDIVALGDNGEPVDALPGKDGPVPIAGTSFAAAYVSGVAALLRQKFPDLPPAQIINRITATARHPGGGVDDAVGAGIVDAYAALTWDLPASPANAPSVQRIQPPVPVPGPDHGPITAVALGIIGLTLALGLAALAGRALRRR comes from the coding sequence GTGCACCGTATCTTCTCGATCACGGTGGCGCTCCTGTTCATCTTGCTCATCGCGCCGCCGGCCTCGGCGGTCGCCCCGCCGACGATAGACCCGGGTGCCATGCCGCCCGATGCGACCGGACCCGACCAGCCCCTGGAACAACGCCGCGTGTGCCGGGCACCATTGACGTTGCCGGGCACCAACTTTCACGACCCGCCATGGGCGAACGCCTACCTCGGGGTCGGCCAGGCGCAGAAATTCGCCACCGGCGCCGGCGTGACGGTCGCCGTGATCGACACCGGAGTGGACCCTTCACCGCGGGTCCCCGCCGAGCCGGGCGGCGATTTCGTCGTCCCCGACGGCGATGGGCTCTCCGACTGCGATGCCCACGGCACGCTCACGGCTTCCATCATCGCCGGCCGGCCCTCGCTCACCGACGGGTTCGTCGGCGTCGCTCCCGACGCGCGGGTCATCTCGGTGCGCCAGACGTCGGAAGCCTTCGAGCCGAAGGACAACCAGGCCAACCAGAACGACCCCAACGCCTCACCGGCCGCCGGCTCGGTCCGCAGCCTGGCCCGGGCGGTGGTGCACGCGGCCAACCTGGGCGCAGGCGTGATCAACATCAGCGAAGCGGCCTGCTTCAAGGTGCACAAGCCGGTCGACGAATCCACCTTGGGCGCCGCCCTCAATTACGCCGTCAACGTCAAGGGTGCCGTCATCATTGTCGCGGCCGGCAACACCGGTGGCGATTGCTCGCAGAATCCGCCGCCCGACCCGTCGATGCCCACCGACCCGCGCGGCTGGGCGCAGGTACAGACCATCGTGACGCCGGCGTGGTACGCGCCGCTGGTGCTGGCCATCGGCGGCGTCAGTCAGAACGGAGCGCCGAGCCCGTTCTCCATGCACGGGCCCTGGGTGGGTGCGGCGGCGCCCGCGGAAGACATCGTCGCGCTCGGTGACAACGGTGAGCCGGTGGATGCGTTGCCGGGCAAGGACGGTCCGGTGCCCATCGCCGGCACATCCTTTGCCGCCGCCTACGTCTCCGGGGTGGCGGCGCTGCTCCGGCAGAAGTTTCCCGACCTGCCGCCGGCCCAGATCATCAACCGGATCACCGCCACCGCACGACACCCCGGCGGCGGCGTCGACGACGCGGTTGGTGCGGGCATCGTCGATGCCTACGCGGCGCTGACGTGGGACCTTCCGGCGAGTCCCGCGAACGCCCCGTCGGTGCAACGGATTCAGCCCCCCGTCCCGGTGCCCGGCCCCGATCATGGGCCGATCACCGCGGTGGCGCTGGGCATCATCGGTCTGACCCTGGCGTTGGGGCTGGCCGCACTGGCCGGACGAGCCCTGCGACGGCGGTGA
- the eccA gene encoding type VII secretion AAA-ATPase EccA has translation MRRMVHAMGDLQTARRHFDRAMAVKSRQGRAAALPEFVAATDADPSMADAWLGRIACGDNDLASLKKLYAASEWLHRETTRIGQTLAAEIQLGPYIGITVTDASQVGLALSSALTIAGEYAEADRLLANRDLLDSWANYQWHQLARAFLMFATQRWPDVLLAAADELPPQAIIMSAVTASICALAAHAAAHLGQGRVALDWLDRVDVIGQTNASGRFDADVLTASIGPADIPLLVADLAYVRGMVHRQLREEDKAQIWLSKATINGVLTEAAKEALADPNLQLVVTDEEAIASRTDRWDASTAKSRAELNDDATAERRAELLAEGRALLAKQVGLAAVKQAVSALEDQLEVRMMRLEHGLPVEGQTNHMLLVGPPGTGKTTTAEALGKIYAGMGIVRNPEIREVRRSDFCGHYIGESGPKTNELIEKSLGQIIFMDEFYTLIERHQDGTPDMIGMEAVNQLLVALETHRFDFCFIGAGYEDQVDQFLTVNPGLAGRFNRKLRFESYSPAEIVEIGHRYAAPRASKLDDAAREAFLDAATTIRNYTTPGGRHGIDAMQNGRFARNVIERAEGFRDTRVVAQKRAGQAVTVEDLQIITAPDIEAAVRSVCSDNRDMAAIVW, from the coding sequence GTGCGAAGGATGGTGCACGCGATGGGTGACCTACAAACCGCCCGTAGGCATTTCGACCGGGCCATGGCCGTCAAGAGCAGGCAGGGCCGGGCGGCGGCCCTGCCCGAGTTCGTCGCGGCCACCGATGCCGACCCGTCGATGGCCGACGCGTGGCTGGGCCGCATCGCGTGCGGTGACAACGACCTGGCCTCGCTGAAGAAGCTCTACGCCGCCAGCGAATGGTTGCACCGCGAGACGACCCGCATCGGGCAGACCCTCGCCGCGGAGATCCAGCTGGGTCCCTACATCGGGATCACGGTGACCGATGCGTCCCAGGTGGGGCTGGCCTTGTCGTCGGCGCTGACCATAGCCGGGGAGTACGCCGAGGCCGACCGGCTGCTGGCCAATCGCGACCTGCTGGATTCGTGGGCCAACTATCAGTGGCACCAGCTGGCCCGGGCATTCCTGATGTTCGCCACGCAGCGCTGGCCGGACGTGCTGCTGGCGGCCGCCGACGAGCTGCCCCCGCAGGCCATCATCATGTCGGCCGTGACAGCGTCGATCTGCGCGCTGGCGGCCCACGCCGCGGCGCATCTCGGGCAGGGCCGGGTCGCGCTGGACTGGCTCGACCGCGTCGACGTGATCGGGCAAACCAATGCATCGGGCCGCTTCGACGCCGACGTGCTGACCGCTTCGATCGGCCCCGCCGACATCCCGTTGCTGGTCGCCGACCTGGCGTATGTGCGCGGGATGGTGCACCGCCAGCTGCGTGAGGAGGACAAGGCCCAGATCTGGCTGTCAAAGGCCACCATCAACGGCGTCCTCACCGAGGCCGCCAAGGAGGCGCTGGCCGACCCGAACCTGCAGTTGGTCGTGACCGACGAGGAAGCGATCGCCAGCCGCACCGATCGCTGGGACGCGTCGACGGCCAAGAGCCGCGCCGAGCTCAACGACGACGCCACGGCCGAGCGGCGCGCCGAGCTGCTCGCCGAGGGGCGCGCGCTGCTGGCCAAGCAGGTCGGGCTGGCGGCGGTCAAGCAGGCCGTGTCGGCGCTCGAAGACCAGCTCGAAGTGCGGATGATGCGCCTCGAGCACGGGCTGCCGGTGGAGGGACAGACCAACCACATGCTGCTGGTGGGCCCGCCCGGCACCGGTAAAACGACCACCGCCGAGGCGCTGGGCAAGATCTACGCCGGCATGGGCATCGTCCGCAATCCCGAAATCCGGGAGGTCCGCCGGTCGGACTTCTGCGGCCACTACATCGGTGAGTCGGGGCCCAAGACCAACGAGCTGATCGAAAAGTCGCTTGGCCAAATCATTTTCATGGACGAGTTCTATACCCTGATCGAGCGGCACCAGGATGGCACACCCGACATGATCGGCATGGAGGCCGTCAACCAACTCCTGGTCGCGCTCGAAACACACCGCTTCGACTTCTGTTTCATCGGCGCGGGTTATGAGGACCAGGTGGACCAATTCCTCACCGTGAACCCGGGTTTGGCGGGCCGGTTCAACCGCAAGCTGCGGTTCGAGTCGTATTCACCGGCCGAGATCGTCGAGATCGGGCACCGCTACGCGGCACCGCGCGCCAGCAAGCTCGACGACGCGGCGCGGGAGGCGTTCCTGGATGCGGCCACCACCATCCGCAATTACACGACGCCCGGCGGTCGGCACGGCATCGACGCCATGCAGAACGGCCGGTTCGCCCGCAACGTCATCGAACGTGCGGAGGGCTTCCGGGACACCCGGGTGGTCGCGCAAAAACGTGCGGGCCAGGCGGTCACGGTCGAGGACCTGCAAATCATCACCGCGCCCGACATCGAGGCGGCGGTGCGCAGCGTCTGTTCGGACAACCGTGACATGGCGGCCATCGTCTGGTAA
- the eccE gene encoding type VII secretion protein EccE — translation MRPTLTGFGPGSNRRVLGVWVVFLLAVASWAVGGYIGAAIAVVVGVALVFVRWWGQPAWSWLVLWRRGRRPITWNAPITVANNRSGGGVRVQDGVAVVAVQLLGRAHQATTVTGSVTVETDNVIDVVELVPMMHQALGLMLDSISVVSLGSRHGNVGDYPRVYDSEIGTPPYAGRRETWLIMRLSIIDNTQALRWRTTVGAAAISVAQRIAGLLRCQGLRAKVANATDLAELDRRLGCDAIEGETQRWKAIRGEAGWMTTYAYPAEAITSRVLSQAWTLRVDEVIQNVTVYPDATCTATITVRTPTPAPTPPSVILRRLNGEQAAGAAANMCGPRPYLRALRPSPLPEQLLTEIGPSGVLIGKLSNGDRLLVPVTDAGELSRVFVAADDPIAKRIVIRTAGAGERVCVHTRDTTRWSTVRMPEISIVSTVRPAPRTTVSVVEHVAPISPTPRPATVITVAPSGTRLPEGHRHNFEVIVEQVGPAMVRVSAAGKEWLAEVDMFRAENRYVSLEPVTMSVM, via the coding sequence GTGAGGCCCACGCTGACCGGGTTCGGCCCCGGCAGCAATCGGCGGGTCCTCGGGGTGTGGGTGGTGTTCTTGCTCGCGGTGGCGAGCTGGGCGGTGGGCGGCTACATCGGCGCCGCGATCGCCGTGGTGGTCGGCGTCGCGCTGGTGTTCGTCCGGTGGTGGGGTCAGCCGGCATGGTCGTGGCTGGTGTTGTGGCGGCGCGGACGGCGCCCGATCACCTGGAACGCGCCAATCACCGTGGCCAACAACCGGTCCGGTGGCGGGGTGCGGGTACAGGACGGTGTCGCGGTGGTGGCGGTGCAGTTGCTCGGCAGGGCGCACCAAGCCACCACGGTGACCGGCTCGGTGACCGTCGAGACCGACAACGTCATCGACGTCGTCGAATTGGTGCCGATGATGCACCAGGCGCTGGGCCTCATGCTGGACTCGATCAGCGTCGTCTCACTCGGCTCGCGGCACGGCAACGTCGGGGACTACCCGCGGGTGTACGACTCGGAGATCGGCACCCCGCCGTATGCGGGCCGCCGCGAAACCTGGTTGATCATGCGGCTGTCGATCATCGACAACACGCAAGCGCTTCGATGGCGCACAACCGTTGGCGCCGCGGCCATTTCGGTGGCGCAACGCATCGCGGGTCTGCTGCGTTGCCAGGGGCTGCGGGCGAAGGTGGCCAACGCCACCGACCTGGCCGAACTCGACCGCCGGCTGGGGTGTGACGCGATCGAGGGCGAGACGCAGAGGTGGAAGGCCATCCGGGGTGAGGCGGGCTGGATGACGACCTACGCGTATCCCGCCGAGGCGATCACCTCGCGCGTGCTGTCCCAGGCGTGGACGCTGCGCGTCGACGAGGTCATCCAGAATGTGACCGTGTACCCGGACGCGACCTGCACCGCGACCATCACCGTGCGCACGCCGACGCCCGCTCCCACCCCGCCCAGCGTGATCTTGCGTCGGCTCAACGGAGAACAGGCGGCCGGCGCCGCGGCCAATATGTGCGGCCCGCGGCCCTACCTGCGCGCGCTGCGCCCCAGCCCGCTGCCCGAGCAGCTGCTCACCGAGATCGGCCCGTCGGGCGTGCTGATCGGCAAACTGAGCAACGGGGACCGGCTGCTGGTCCCCGTCACCGACGCCGGTGAGTTGTCCCGGGTTTTCGTGGCCGCCGACGATCCGATCGCCAAGCGCATCGTCATCCGCACCGCCGGAGCGGGCGAGCGCGTCTGCGTGCATACCCGCGACACGACGCGCTGGTCCACGGTGCGGATGCCGGAGATCAGCATCGTCAGCACGGTACGGCCCGCGCCGCGCACCACCGTCAGCGTCGTGGAGCACGTCGCCCCGATCTCACCCACGCCGCGACCCGCGACCGTGATCACCGTCGCGCCCTCGGGCACCAGGCTGCCCGAGGGGCATCGGCACAACTTCGAGGTGATCGTCGAGCAGGTTGGTCCCGCGATGGTGCGGGTCAGCGCGGCGGGCAAGGAGTGGCTCGCCGAGGTGGACATGTTCCGTGCCGAGAACCGCTACGTCAGTCTCGAGCCGGTCACCATGTCGGTCATGTAG
- the mycP gene encoding type VII secretion-associated serine protease mycosin — protein sequence MDSPLKRVAALTAAVTLVALSANIPAAQAITPPQVDPGLVPPDGPPRPDQPMRRANSCSTPITVRNPDVAQLAPGFNLLNISKAWQYSTGNGVPVAVIDTGISPSPRLPAVPGGDYIMGEDGLSDCDAHGTIVGSIIAAAPLGVLPMPRPMPSTPAFPPPAGPPPAIGAPPPPVEVPPPVAPPPPPPPVTITQVIPPPPPPPPPPPEGGGATASSNGPPDPQTEDEPAVPPLPPGAPDGVVGVAPNATVISIRQSSRAFEPVNPGPGDPNSDEKVKAGTLNTVARAVVHAANMGAKVINISVTACLPAAAPADQRALGAALWYAATVKDAVVVAAAGNDGEAGCNNNPMYDPLDPSDPRDWHQVKVVSSPSWFSDYVLSVGAVDATGAALDKSMSGPWVGVAAPGTHIMGLSPQGGGPVNAYPPSRPGEKNMPFWGTSFSAAYVSGVAALVRAKFPDLSAHQVINRIVQSAHNPPSGVDNKVGYGLVDPVAALTFNIPPGDRMAPGAQTRVIRPAPPPPPPDHRARNIAIGFVGAVAAGVLVAAIAARLRRAR from the coding sequence GTGGATTCGCCACTAAAGCGGGTCGCGGCGCTGACCGCCGCCGTCACCCTGGTCGCGCTGTCCGCCAATATCCCCGCCGCACAAGCCATCACGCCCCCGCAGGTCGATCCGGGGTTGGTGCCCCCCGACGGGCCGCCCCGACCAGACCAGCCGATGCGCCGCGCCAACAGCTGCTCGACGCCCATCACGGTGCGGAACCCCGACGTCGCACAGCTGGCGCCGGGCTTCAACCTGCTCAACATCAGCAAGGCATGGCAGTACAGCACCGGCAACGGCGTACCGGTGGCGGTCATCGACACCGGCATCTCACCCAGCCCGCGGCTGCCGGCCGTGCCCGGCGGTGACTACATCATGGGTGAGGACGGCCTGTCGGACTGCGACGCGCACGGCACCATCGTGGGCTCGATCATCGCCGCCGCACCACTTGGCGTTCTGCCCATGCCGCGACCGATGCCGTCGACACCGGCGTTCCCTCCGCCGGCCGGACCGCCGCCGGCCATCGGCGCTCCGCCACCACCGGTCGAGGTACCGCCGCCGGTCGCGCCGCCGCCCCCGCCCCCGCCGGTGACGATCACCCAGGTGATTCCGCCACCGCCGCCACCACCGCCGCCGCCGCCGGAGGGCGGCGGGGCCACCGCCAGCTCGAACGGGCCACCCGACCCGCAGACCGAGGACGAACCGGCGGTCCCCCCGCTTCCGCCGGGAGCTCCCGACGGGGTGGTGGGGGTTGCCCCGAACGCGACCGTCATCTCAATTCGCCAGTCTTCCAGGGCTTTCGAGCCGGTCAACCCCGGACCGGGAGACCCCAATTCCGACGAGAAGGTCAAAGCCGGCACGCTCAACACGGTGGCGCGCGCGGTGGTCCACGCGGCCAACATGGGCGCGAAGGTGATCAACATCTCGGTCACCGCCTGCCTGCCGGCCGCGGCCCCGGCCGACCAGCGGGCGCTCGGCGCGGCGCTGTGGTACGCCGCCACCGTCAAGGACGCGGTCGTCGTGGCCGCGGCCGGAAACGACGGGGAAGCAGGCTGCAACAACAACCCGATGTACGACCCCCTGGATCCGTCGGATCCCCGGGACTGGCATCAGGTCAAGGTCGTCTCGTCGCCGTCGTGGTTTTCCGACTACGTCCTGTCCGTCGGTGCGGTCGATGCCACCGGCGCCGCGCTCGACAAGAGCATGTCGGGTCCGTGGGTGGGTGTCGCGGCGCCGGGCACCCACATCATGGGTCTCTCGCCCCAGGGAGGCGGACCGGTCAACGCCTACCCGCCGTCGCGGCCCGGCGAGAAGAACATGCCGTTCTGGGGCACCAGCTTCTCGGCCGCCTACGTCAGCGGAGTCGCGGCCCTGGTCCGGGCGAAGTTCCCCGACCTGAGCGCGCATCAGGTGATCAACAGGATCGTGCAGTCGGCACACAATCCACCTTCGGGAGTGGACAACAAGGTCGGGTACGGGCTGGTCGATCCCGTTGCGGCACTGACGTTCAACATTCCGCCGGGTGACCGGATGGCGCCGGGCGCGCAAACCCGGGTCATCAGGCCCGCCCCGCCACCCCCGCCGCCGGACCACCGGGCGCGCAACATCGCCATCGGGTTCGTCGGGGCGGTGGCCGCCGGCGTGCTCGTGGCCGCGATCGCGGCGCGGCTGAGGAGGGCGCGGTGA